One Paracidovorax avenae ATCC 19860 genomic region harbors:
- the nuoH gene encoding NADH-quinone oxidoreductase subunit NuoH, giving the protein MIDALYNGGLNLVAQSWWTGAVWPVLWNLLKIVAIVAPLMGAVAYLTLWERKLLGFMQVRHGPNRVGPFGLLQPLADGLKLLTKEIIQPAAASKGLFVLGPVMAIMPALAAWVAIPFGPDVALANVNAGLLLIMAITSIEVYGVIIAGWASNSKYAFLGALRASAQMVSYEIAMGFCFLVVIMVSGSMNLTQIVLSQGQGTMANAGLSFLSWNWLPLLPIFIVYLISGVAETNRHPFDVVEGEAEIVAGHMVEYSGMGFAIFFLAEYASMWLVSILGVTMFLGGWLSPVAALDFIPGWIWLGLKTFLVVSMFIWIRATFPRFRYDQIMRLGWKIFIPVTLVWLLIVGAWLLSPWNIWK; this is encoded by the coding sequence ATGATCGACGCGCTCTACAACGGCGGGCTGAACCTCGTCGCCCAGTCCTGGTGGACGGGCGCCGTGTGGCCCGTGCTCTGGAACCTGCTCAAGATCGTCGCCATCGTGGCGCCGCTCATGGGCGCGGTGGCCTACCTCACGCTCTGGGAGCGCAAGCTGCTGGGCTTCATGCAGGTGCGCCACGGCCCCAACCGCGTGGGCCCGTTCGGCCTGCTGCAGCCGCTGGCCGACGGCCTGAAGCTGCTCACCAAGGAAATCATCCAGCCCGCGGCGGCCAGCAAGGGCCTGTTCGTGCTGGGCCCGGTGATGGCCATCATGCCCGCGCTCGCGGCCTGGGTGGCGATCCCCTTCGGCCCCGACGTGGCGCTGGCCAACGTGAACGCCGGCCTGCTGCTGATCATGGCGATCACCTCGATCGAGGTGTACGGCGTGATCATCGCCGGCTGGGCCTCGAACTCGAAGTACGCCTTCCTGGGTGCGCTGCGCGCATCGGCCCAGATGGTGAGCTACGAGATCGCCATGGGCTTCTGCTTCCTGGTGGTCATCATGGTCTCGGGCAGCATGAACCTCACGCAGATCGTGCTGAGCCAGGGGCAGGGCACGATGGCGAACGCCGGCCTGTCGTTCCTGTCGTGGAACTGGCTGCCGCTGCTGCCGATCTTCATCGTCTACCTGATCTCCGGCGTGGCCGAGACCAACCGCCACCCGTTCGACGTGGTGGAAGGCGAGGCGGAAATCGTGGCCGGCCACATGGTCGAATACTCGGGCATGGGCTTCGCTATCTTCTTCCTGGCCGAATACGCCAGCATGTGGCTCGTGTCCATCCTGGGCGTGACCATGTTCCTGGGCGGCTGGCTGTCGCCGGTGGCGGCCCTGGACTTCATCCCGGGCTGGATCTGGCTGGGCCTCAAGACCTTCCTCGTGGTGTCCATGTTCATCTGGATCCGCGCGACCTTCCCGCGCTTCCGGTATGACCAGATCATGCGCCTGGGCTGGAAGATCTTCATTCCGGTCACCCTGGTGTGGCTGCTGATCGTGGGCGCGTGGCTGCTGTCGCCCTGGAACATCTGGAAATAA